AGCGGAACCGTGTATGCGCTTAGCGGCGGAATCTCGAAGGTGGGCGGGAACATCTTCCTATGCACGCCGGATACCGTGGAGATCCAAGGTTCGATCTCGGAGATTCTAGCAGACGAGCATGAATATAACAGAATGAGGTGATTTAGGCTTTGACCTACGAAATTTACAGTATCGTTGGAACGCTGTTCCAAATTTATTTTTACATGATCTTGGTCTACGTCTTAATGTCATGGCTTCCTAATGTACGAGAAAGCTTTATCGGCGAGCTGCTTGGCAAGCTTGTAGAGCCCTATCTTGCACCATTTCGCCGGTTTATTCCGCCGATCATGGGCATGATCGATATTTCCCCCATTGTCGCATTGTTCGTGCTGCAGCTGGCACAGCGTGGTGTGTACGCAATTCTCGGATATTTCCTATAGCAGGTGAATGAGCGATGAAACTGGACATCTACGATCATTTTCACAAGGATGAACGGGAGTTTGTGGACCGGGCTTGGGAGTGGGTTGTCAATGCCGGACAATATCATGAAGCGAAACTGACGGATTTTCTGGATCCTCGTCAGCGATTCATTCTGGAATCGCTCGTGAATCGTCATCCGGATGTGCATGCCATGTTTGATGGTGGACATGCTGATGCAGAACGCGTTCGGGCGTGGATCGCTCCAGATTACCGAGCGCTTGAGGGCGAGGATTTCAAGATGAAGGTGCTCAGCATTTCTTCCGGAGATCAGAAGTTTCTGGAGCTGGAGCATGGCGACTACATGGGTTCGATTCTGGGTCTTGGCATTAAGAGATCGAAGATTGGTGACATCCATGTGCTCGCGGACGGCTGCCATGCGGTCGTAGCCGACGATATCAGCGCGTTTCTCCATCTGAATCTCAGCCAGGTCCACCGGGTGCATGTGATGACGGAACTGCTGCCAATGGACAAGCTTGAAGTTGCCCGCACGAATTTCGAAACGATGGATATTACGGTATCTTCCATGAGACTGGACGGAATCGCCAGCGATGCATATCGAATCAGCCGTACGAAAATCGTGGTGCCGATCAAGGCTGGCCGATGCCGCGTGAACTGGAAAGTGGAAGAGGACCCCTCAACGAATTTAAAAGAAGGCGATGTCGTTTCCATCCAAGGCTTTGGACGGTTTAAAGTTTTGGAGACAGGAAGCCTGACGAAAAAAGGGCGGTACCGTATCAAGGTTGGGAAATATGCCTGACCTTTGAAGGAATTGCCGTTTTTTTGTCGAATGAGTACAAAGTGTCATTCAAAATAACAATGGATTTACCGATAAATCGTAAATGACCGCTATTGTCTTCACGGACGGGTGGTTTGGCTAACACAGCGGATGAACCGTCCTGTAAGGCCCATATATTTAGGAGGTGCACACCATGCCATTGACGCCGCTTGATATACATAACAAGGAATTTGCTCGTCGAATTCGGGGTTATGATGAGGACGAGGTCAACGAGTTTTTGGATCAGATTATTAAGGATTATGAAAGTGTGATCCGGGAGAACAAAGAGTTGGGCAACCAGCTTATTGCGATGCAAGAAAGACTGGATCATTTTTCGAATATTGAGGAAACCTTGTCTAAGACCATCAT
This Paenibacillus sp. JZ16 DNA region includes the following protein-coding sequences:
- a CDS encoding YlmH family RNA-binding protein translates to MKLDIYDHFHKDEREFVDRAWEWVVNAGQYHEAKLTDFLDPRQRFILESLVNRHPDVHAMFDGGHADAERVRAWIAPDYRALEGEDFKMKVLSISSGDQKFLELEHGDYMGSILGLGIKRSKIGDIHVLADGCHAVVADDISAFLHLNLSQVHRVHVMTELLPMDKLEVARTNFETMDITVSSMRLDGIASDAYRISRTKIVVPIKAGRCRVNWKVEEDPSTNLKEGDVVSIQGFGRFKVLETGSLTKKGRYRIKVGKYA
- a CDS encoding YggT family protein, with the protein product MTYEIYSIVGTLFQIYFYMILVYVLMSWLPNVRESFIGELLGKLVEPYLAPFRRFIPPIMGMIDISPIVALFVLQLAQRGVYAILGYFL